The Thermocrinis sp. genome has a segment encoding these proteins:
- a CDS encoding prepilin peptidase has translation MVYVLLFVIGSVLGSFYNVLIYRIPRGLSIVSPPSHCPKCQSPIKWYDNIPIVSYIVLQGKCRNCKSKIPLRYPLVEVASGFLAVACYYNWGTSLSALVFYVFFSALLVLSMIDWDTFSMPEPIILGGVLFGFITSVFRPDFSLFESFVGAISGALPFLLIYLYYTKIRKMEGLGFGDVELMAFIGSVAGVWGVISAVFLGSVIGLAYALPIMIKNKSASFAIPFGPFLSLGCFLGVFFDLRKLFLSGF, from the coding sequence GTGGTCTACGTTCTTCTTTTTGTGATTGGCTCAGTGCTTGGAAGTTTTTACAATGTTTTGATATATCGGATTCCAAGAGGTTTATCTATCGTCAGTCCTCCCTCCCACTGCCCAAAGTGTCAAAGTCCCATAAAATGGTATGACAACATACCGATTGTTTCTTACATAGTCCTGCAAGGTAAATGTAGAAACTGCAAAAGTAAAATACCTTTGAGATATCCCTTAGTTGAAGTAGCAAGTGGGTTTTTGGCTGTAGCTTGTTATTACAATTGGGGAACCAGTTTATCCGCCTTAGTCTTTTATGTCTTCTTTTCCGCACTTCTTGTTCTTAGCATGATAGACTGGGATACTTTCAGCATGCCAGAGCCAATAATACTTGGTGGTGTTCTTTTTGGCTTTATAACTTCTGTTTTTAGACCTGACTTTAGCCTTTTTGAAAGCTTTGTAGGAGCAATATCTGGTGCTTTGCCTTTCTTGCTTATATACCTTTACTACACAAAGATAAGAAAGATGGAAGGATTGGGTTTTGGGGACGTAGAGCTGATGGCTTTTATAGGGTCCGTGGCTGGTGTATGGGGCGTGATTAGTGCGGTTTTTCTTGGAAGTGTTATTGGGTTGGCTTACGCCCTTCCCATCATGATAAAAAACAAAAGTGCAAGCTTTGCTATTCCCTTTGGTCCTTTTCTTTCTCTTGGTTGTTTTTTAGGTGTTTTTTTTGACTTAAGGAAACTTTTTCTATCAGGTTTTTAA
- a CDS encoding DNA topoisomerase (ATP-hydrolyzing): MEIIDIPIEEEVKQSYIDYAMSVIVGRAIPDVRDGLKPVQRRILYAMYDMGLLPDKNFVKSARIVGTVLGYFHPHGDQAVYEALVRMAQDFVMNYPLIVGQGNFGSIDGDPPAAMRYTEAKLSKYALLMLEDIDKDTVDFVPNFDGSALEPQVLPSKFPNLLCNGTSGIAVGLATSIPPHNLKEVAKALILVAQNPDVETEQIMEYLKGPDFPTGGIVENYQELIEFYKRGKGQVRIRAKAHIEKVSGGREQIVITEIPYQVNKSELIKRMAELVKEGRLKEISDIRDESDKEGLRIVVELKREAKGSEVLEKLYRYTQLRRNFPINFVVLIDGEPRQVGIKVLLQEFIRHRLEVIYRRSKYYLKKAEERLHIVNGLMIALSNLDQVIQDIRTSKDGVEAKEKLMKNYSLTEVQANAVLELRLQRLTSLERKKLEEEEKELREKIAYYRKLVESEEERVKLFIEETSKLAESFPTIRRTFVEGVGQESKTGSITVVIFSDGRVLPLENIKSGEVINVLEVPFDDGLFMVSNRGKVYWIAGVQALQGSRVSFKEPEERVIGAFVRSQAMDRLLLATSKGYIKKIPLVDFEYKAQGISVIKLTDDQGEVVRLIQSPEEGEVLFFTKEGKVLRFPILEVSPTTVGSKGVAGIKVERDDEVVGLRVIRDEDFLLLITDKGRIKKIEASRIPTKSRASKGVGVLVLIKEELVDVIPVKKEEEIEIMLVTAEGSVFYDRLKEEEIPTGKFTRRWGIEGDRLVKVVIKKRL; encoded by the coding sequence ATGGAAATCATAGATATCCCGATAGAAGAAGAAGTAAAGCAGTCTTACATAGACTACGCAATGTCTGTTATTGTGGGGAGGGCAATACCGGATGTTAGGGATGGGCTAAAGCCTGTTCAAAGGCGCATTCTGTATGCTATGTATGACATGGGGCTATTGCCTGATAAGAATTTTGTAAAAAGTGCAAGGATCGTTGGCACAGTTTTGGGATATTTTCATCCTCACGGTGATCAGGCAGTTTACGAAGCTCTTGTGAGAATGGCCCAGGACTTTGTTATGAACTATCCACTTATAGTAGGGCAGGGGAACTTTGGTTCCATTGACGGCGATCCACCCGCCGCAATGAGATACACGGAAGCCAAACTATCCAAGTATGCCCTTTTGATGCTTGAGGACATAGACAAGGATACAGTGGATTTTGTGCCGAACTTTGACGGTTCTGCGTTAGAGCCTCAGGTTTTGCCTTCTAAGTTTCCGAACCTTCTTTGTAATGGCACTTCCGGCATAGCCGTAGGTTTGGCTACCTCCATACCACCTCATAACCTAAAAGAGGTTGCCAAAGCTTTGATCCTTGTGGCCCAAAACCCAGATGTAGAGACAGAGCAAATAATGGAATACCTAAAAGGTCCTGACTTCCCCACGGGGGGAATAGTTGAGAACTATCAAGAGCTTATAGAGTTCTACAAAAGGGGTAAAGGACAGGTCAGAATTAGGGCAAAGGCGCACATAGAAAAGGTTTCTGGTGGTAGGGAGCAAATAGTCATAACAGAAATACCCTATCAGGTGAATAAGTCGGAGCTAATAAAAAGGATGGCAGAATTGGTAAAGGAAGGAAGGTTAAAAGAGATATCGGACATAAGGGATGAATCAGACAAGGAAGGTCTCAGAATTGTAGTTGAACTCAAAAGGGAAGCAAAAGGTTCTGAAGTCCTGGAAAAGCTTTATAGATACACACAGCTTAGAAGAAACTTTCCCATAAACTTTGTGGTCCTCATAGACGGGGAACCAAGGCAGGTGGGGATAAAGGTATTACTTCAGGAGTTTATACGCCACAGACTGGAAGTCATATACAGAAGGTCAAAGTATTACTTAAAAAAGGCAGAGGAAAGACTCCACATAGTCAATGGTTTGATGATAGCCCTTTCTAATTTGGATCAAGTTATTCAGGATATTAGAACTTCCAAGGACGGAGTGGAGGCAAAAGAAAAGCTTATGAAAAATTATTCACTAACTGAAGTGCAGGCAAACGCAGTGCTGGAACTCAGACTCCAGAGACTTACTTCCTTGGAAAGAAAGAAGTTAGAGGAAGAGGAAAAGGAATTAAGAGAAAAGATAGCCTACTACAGAAAACTGGTGGAGAGTGAGGAGGAGCGAGTAAAGCTCTTCATTGAGGAGACTTCCAAATTGGCTGAGTCTTTCCCAACAATCAGAAGGACGTTCGTGGAAGGAGTAGGTCAGGAGTCTAAGACAGGCAGTATAACAGTGGTAATATTCTCAGACGGAAGGGTACTACCTTTGGAAAACATAAAGAGCGGGGAAGTGATAAACGTGCTGGAGGTACCCTTTGACGATGGGTTGTTTATGGTGTCTAACAGGGGCAAGGTGTACTGGATAGCAGGAGTTCAGGCTTTGCAGGGTAGCAGGGTGTCCTTCAAAGAGCCAGAAGAGAGAGTTATAGGTGCCTTTGTAAGATCCCAAGCCATGGACAGGCTACTTCTCGCTACAAGCAAAGGATACATAAAGAAAATACCCTTGGTAGACTTTGAATACAAGGCTCAAGGAATAAGTGTGATAAAGCTAACGGACGATCAGGGAGAGGTGGTAAGGCTCATCCAATCTCCGGAAGAGGGAGAAGTTCTTTTCTTCACTAAGGAAGGGAAGGTGTTGAGGTTTCCAATCTTGGAAGTTTCTCCTACCACTGTGGGATCCAAAGGAGTGGCTGGCATAAAGGTTGAAAGGGATGATGAAGTGGTGGGCCTAAGGGTCATAAGAGACGAGGACTTCTTGCTATTGATAACAGACAAGGGCAGGATAAAAAAGATAGAGGCAAGCAGGATACCAACCAAGAGTAGGGCAAGCAAGGGTGTAGGAGTCTTGGTTTTAATAAAAGAGGAGCTGGTAGATGTTATACCTGTAAAGAAAGAGGAGGAGATTGAAATTATGCTTGTTACTGCTGAGGGCTCTGTGTTTTACGACAGATTAAAGGAGGAAGAAATTCCAACGGGTAAATTTACACGAAGGTGGGGCATAGAAGGAGACAGATTAGTTAAAGTTGTTATAAAGAAACGTTTATAA
- the tsf gene encoding translation elongation factor Ts, whose product MISAELVKQLREITGAGMLECKKALEEAQGDIEKAKEILRIRGLAKAEKKAGRETKEGIIQTFVSEDRKTGVIIELNCETDFVAKNEKFVELALNLAKHIASLPENANKSGTFEDISQQTFFADPSQKLEEVVKSAISKIGENIKLSRWVRFDAEGYVHAYVHGIGRVGVLMEYKADSLSDDILRLAQDIVLQIAAMKPEFVSVESVPSEVLERERRILAEQTRQEGKPENIIEKIVEGKLKKFYQEKVLLEQPFIKDEKKTVKQYISETGLSFEVVRFARFEVGSA is encoded by the coding sequence ATGATAAGCGCAGAGTTGGTAAAACAGCTAAGAGAAATAACCGGTGCGGGAATGTTGGAGTGTAAAAAAGCCTTGGAAGAAGCTCAAGGAGATATAGAAAAGGCCAAAGAAATACTTCGGATAAGAGGTCTTGCCAAGGCTGAAAAGAAGGCAGGAAGAGAGACAAAGGAAGGCATAATACAAACCTTTGTATCTGAAGACAGAAAGACAGGGGTGATAATAGAGCTAAACTGCGAAACAGACTTTGTGGCAAAGAACGAAAAGTTCGTAGAGCTGGCTCTTAACCTGGCAAAGCACATAGCAAGCCTTCCTGAAAATGCCAACAAATCGGGAACCTTTGAAGATATTAGCCAGCAGACTTTCTTCGCCGACCCTTCCCAAAAGCTGGAAGAAGTTGTAAAGTCAGCCATATCAAAAATAGGAGAGAACATAAAGCTAAGTAGGTGGGTAAGGTTTGATGCGGAAGGCTACGTGCATGCTTACGTGCATGGAATAGGTAGAGTAGGTGTCCTGATGGAGTATAAAGCGGATAGTCTTTCGGACGACATTTTGAGGCTTGCTCAGGATATTGTCCTTCAGATTGCGGCTATGAAGCCTGAATTCGTCAGCGTAGAGTCTGTCCCTTCGGAGGTGTTGGAAAGGGAAAGAAGAATATTGGCGGAGCAAACACGCCAAGAAGGAAAGCCAGAGAACATAATAGAGAAGATCGTGGAAGGTAAGCTCAAAAAGTTTTACCAAGAGAAAGTCCTCCTTGAACAGCCCTTCATAAAGGATGAGAAAAAAACAGTAAAGCAGTACATCTCAGAAACTGGTCTAAGCTTTGAGGTGGTGAGGTTTGCAAGGTTTGAAGTGGGCTCTGCTTGA
- the pyrH gene encoding UMP kinase has protein sequence MDPIYNRILLKLSGEAFAGSQNYGIDPNFLEYITVEISDLVKAGVQVAVVIGGGNIFRGIQGLEIGIDRATGDYMGMLATVINALALQSALEKLAGIPTRVLSALEIRQVAEPYIRRRAIRHLEKGRVVIFAAGTGNPFFSTDTAGALRAVEISAQLFIKATKVDGIYTDDPLKNPQAKFIDQISYLDAINMGLRIMDHTALTLCMENKLPILVLNINKPGNLLRAVMGEKVGSLVK, from the coding sequence ATGGATCCCATATATAACAGAATCCTCTTAAAGCTGTCTGGAGAAGCCTTTGCAGGAAGTCAAAACTACGGTATAGATCCAAATTTTCTGGAGTATATAACGGTAGAGATAAGCGATTTGGTAAAGGCTGGAGTTCAGGTAGCAGTTGTCATAGGGGGTGGAAACATATTCAGGGGAATACAAGGTCTGGAAATAGGTATAGATAGAGCCACTGGAGATTACATGGGGATGCTTGCTACTGTGATAAACGCTTTGGCCTTGCAATCTGCTTTGGAAAAGCTTGCAGGCATACCAACTAGGGTGCTGTCTGCTTTGGAGATAAGACAGGTTGCAGAACCTTACATCAGAAGAAGGGCCATAAGGCACTTAGAAAAAGGGAGGGTAGTTATCTTTGCCGCAGGCACAGGCAATCCTTTCTTTTCTACAGACACCGCCGGAGCACTCAGAGCGGTTGAGATCTCAGCCCAGCTTTTTATAAAAGCAACCAAGGTTGACGGCATATACACCGATGATCCTTTGAAAAATCCACAAGCAAAGTTCATAGACCAAATATCCTACCTTGACGCTATAAACATGGGACTAAGGATCATGGATCACACCGCTTTAACATTGTGTATGGAAAACAAGCTTCCCATCCTTGTGCTAAACATTAACAAACCCGGCAACCTTTTAAGGGCTGTTATGGGTGAAAAGGTCGGTTCCTTGGTTAAGTAA